Genomic segment of Streptomyces sp. NA02950:
TGATCGGCAGCATCATCGGCACGGGAGTCTTCGCGCTGCCCTCCGCCCTCGCCCCGTACGGACCGATCTCCCTCGTCGCGTTCGTCATCGTCACCCTCGGCGCGCTCGCGCTGGCGCTGACCTTCGGCGCGCTGTCGAAGCGTGTTCCGGCCGGTGGCGGCCCATACGTCTATGCCCGCGAGGCCTTCGGGGAGTTCGCCGGGTTCCTCAACGCCTGGTCGTACTGGATCACGGCATGGGCCGGCAACGCGGCCATCGTCGTCGCCTGGGTCGGCTATGTCGAGGTGTTCGTCAACACCGGGCACCAGACATGGATTTCGGCTCTTCTCGCACTGGTGGGGCTCTGGATCCCCGCCGTGATCAATCTCACCGGCGTCCGCAACGTGGGCGCGTTCCAGGTGATCACGACCGTCCTGAAGTTCATCCCGCTGATCTTCATGGCCACCGTCGGCCTGCTGTTCATCGACGCCCACAACTTCGGCCCGTTCAACGCCAGCGGCCAGTCGGCGTTGGGCGCGATCTCGGCGGCGGGCGCCATCGCACTGTTCAGCTACCTGGGTCTGGAAGCGGCCTCCGTCGTCGCCGGCCGGGTCCGCGAGCCGGAGCGCGACGTCCCCCGCGCCACCGTCTTCGGCACGCTCATGTGCGCCGTCATCTACGTCCTGGGCACCCTCGCCGTCTTCGGCACCGTATCCCACGGCAAGCTGGGCGGCTCGACCGCGCCGTTCACCGACGCGGCGAACAGCATCTTCGGCGGCACCTGGGCCGGCGACATCGTCGCCATCGCCGCGATCATCTCCGGTATCGGCGCCCTCAACGGATGGACCATGCTGTGCGCGGAGATGCCGTACGCGGCCGCCCGTGACGGCCTCTTCCCGCGCGCCTTCGCCCGGTTGCGCGGTGAGAGCGGCGTGCCGGTCTTCGGCATCGTCGCCTCCACCGTGCTGGCCTCGCTGATCACCCTGTTCAGCTACACGCGCTTCGACGACGTCTTCACCAAGATCGTCCTGCTGAGTGTGCTCACCGCCGTCATCCCGTACATCTTCTCCGCCGCCGCACAGCTGTACTGGCTGCTGGTGCGCGGCCGGGAGAGCCTCAGCCCCCGCGGACTCGCCCGCGACGTCACCGTCGCCGGGCTCGCCCTCGCCTTCTCGTACTGGTCGATGCAGGGAAGCGGCTACCAGACCGTCTACTACGGCCTGTTCGTCCTGCTGCTCGGCGTCCCCGTCTACATCTGGCTGAAGCGGGGTCAGGGCGTCTACGGCGAGACGGCAGCACCGAGGACCGCGGTGGTCCCGGCCCAGCGGGAGCGGGCACCCCAAACGCCGGTGCCGACCCAGCGGCTCTCCCCGGGTCTCCGTACGAGCCACGTCGGCGGACCCCGAAAGCGGAACGGCCTCCGCCACCACGACTGACCGCCCCGAGCACAAGAGGAACCTCCGTGATGAACACCTTCCACGTCGACTCCGAGGTCGGCCCCCTGCGCCAGGTGATCCTGCACCGCCCCGGCCTCGAACTCTCCCGACTCACCCCGCACAACGTCGAGGCCCTGCTCTTCGACGACATCCTGTGGGCGAAACGAGCCCGCGAGGAGCACGACGCCTTCGCCCAGGTCCTGCGTGACCACGGCGCCCGCGTCCACTACTTCGCCGACCTGCTGGCGCAGACTCTGGATGCCCCGGAGGCGCGTGACTGGCTGCTGGACCGGGTCGTCACTCCCGGCACCGTGGGCCCCGCCCTCATCGACCCGGTGCGCGAGCTGTGCGGCGAGCTGGAAGGGGAGACGCTCGCCGGCCATCTGATCGGTGGCCTCCTCAAGAGCGACCTGCCGCTCGCCACCCAGCACAGCCTGGTGTGGAACGCGCTCAGCGCCGACGACTTCGCTCTGGCCCCGTTGCCCAACCACCTCTTCCCGCGCGACAACTCCTGCTGGATGTACGA
This window contains:
- a CDS encoding APC family permease — its product is MPRTTGGGKGTASTTALGLPAASALVIGSIIGTGVFALPSALAPYGPISLVAFVIVTLGALALALTFGALSKRVPAGGGPYVYAREAFGEFAGFLNAWSYWITAWAGNAAIVVAWVGYVEVFVNTGHQTWISALLALVGLWIPAVINLTGVRNVGAFQVITTVLKFIPLIFMATVGLLFIDAHNFGPFNASGQSALGAISAAGAIALFSYLGLEAASVVAGRVREPERDVPRATVFGTLMCAVIYVLGTLAVFGTVSHGKLGGSTAPFTDAANSIFGGTWAGDIVAIAAIISGIGALNGWTMLCAEMPYAAARDGLFPRAFARLRGESGVPVFGIVASTVLASLITLFSYTRFDDVFTKIVLLSVLTAVIPYIFSAAAQLYWLLVRGRESLSPRGLARDVTVAGLALAFSYWSMQGSGYQTVYYGLFVLLLGVPVYIWLKRGQGVYGETAAPRTAVVPAQRERAPQTPVPTQRLSPGLRTSHVGGPRKRNGLRHHD